The following proteins come from a genomic window of Shewanella halifaxensis HAW-EB4:
- a CDS encoding putative hemolysin — protein MNKHLGVAAVLVVLLILIFGCSQRSANSKASMSNPASDYCVSLGGELAIKKGKDGQIGVCKLPDGQIMEEWLLYRRDHNYDVVRHE, from the coding sequence ATGAACAAGCATCTCGGTGTAGCGGCTGTTTTAGTCGTGCTATTAATTTTGATTTTTGGCTGCAGTCAGCGAAGCGCCAATTCTAAGGCAAGTATGTCCAACCCCGCATCTGACTATTGTGTGTCACTTGGTGGTGAGTTAGCCATAAAGAAAGGCAAAGACGGGCAGATAGGAGTCTGTAAGTTACCTGATGGGCAGATTATGGAGGAGTGGTTACTGTATCGCCGCGATCATAACTATGATGTTGTGAGGCATGAGTAA
- a CDS encoding LruC domain-containing protein, with protein sequence MRISKPIPFSCSLALLFGLFISENVSASDPFSACPTEAFVIQKQSNTPKSYGVNLATGSYVVLSEDMGTGNGYNGVGFNYHDNYLYGWDYASGSLGRTGIDYQIAALSVVKDSSASTAGNFFVGDIAINENVWYGYRKGKGLFKIPLDNPASYSMTVIPGSINFATYNITDFAFHPSDGYMYSISNGSIGKLLKIDPATGEASNLGTVITSDSGSFTFGAQFFDPNGNLYFSNNSNGYIYKLNVNSPSPSAVLFAYGPASSSNDGARCALAEVIIGDDVDFGDAPDSYGTLLDSNGARHTMSEDLYLGASVDNESNGYPSPLSDDTSDNSDDEDGVSMPTGFEVGESAILLITAKGSDGYLNAWFDWDRDGSFSSDEQVITGESLNDGQNTLSIDVPSWAKAGSTWARFRLSTQQVINPTGGVGDGEVEDYAVTITETGVTINYYPSSSTYTTLAYEDLYPDQGDFDMNDVVIQLRLIEYVKNNQVRRIGFEAQLAAMGAAYHNGFAVHLPGVERSKIKESVISWSIDGIEQMDSPLETGQSNAVFVFTQDLKQYVTLEQGCQYLRTETGCETAYRTTWSFEIPFESPVDENLVPAFPYDPFIFATPNTDHGLAAKNVVGANPGRQLEIHLKNQAPTDKFSTNYFGARDDASTPSASQYFQDENGMAWAIEIPVTWKHPKEKVRLDDAYSEFVDFAADSSGATNPTWYENATESLTFND encoded by the coding sequence ATGAGAATATCCAAACCCATTCCATTTAGCTGCAGCTTAGCCTTACTCTTCGGGCTCTTCATTTCAGAAAATGTTAGTGCATCCGACCCATTTAGTGCATGCCCTACTGAGGCTTTCGTTATTCAAAAGCAATCAAACACACCTAAGAGCTATGGCGTGAATCTCGCGACCGGTAGCTATGTTGTGTTATCGGAGGATATGGGGACAGGTAACGGATATAACGGCGTAGGTTTTAACTATCATGACAATTATCTCTACGGTTGGGATTACGCTAGTGGTTCTTTAGGCCGGACCGGTATCGACTATCAGATAGCTGCGCTATCGGTCGTGAAAGACTCCTCTGCTTCAACTGCTGGCAACTTCTTTGTGGGCGATATCGCCATCAATGAGAATGTTTGGTATGGCTATAGGAAAGGTAAGGGGCTATTTAAAATCCCATTGGATAACCCTGCAAGTTACTCCATGACCGTCATTCCAGGGAGTATCAACTTCGCCACCTACAATATTACCGACTTTGCCTTTCATCCTAGCGATGGCTATATGTACAGTATCAGTAATGGCTCAATAGGTAAGCTGTTAAAAATAGACCCCGCCACGGGTGAGGCATCAAACCTAGGTACCGTCATTACATCGGATTCCGGCAGCTTTACCTTTGGTGCGCAGTTCTTCGATCCTAATGGTAATCTCTATTTCAGTAATAACAGCAATGGTTATATCTACAAACTCAACGTGAATTCCCCCTCACCTAGTGCAGTACTGTTCGCCTATGGCCCAGCCTCCTCAAGTAATGATGGTGCCCGCTGTGCTTTAGCCGAAGTCATTATTGGCGATGATGTCGACTTTGGTGATGCCCCTGACAGCTATGGCACCCTCTTAGACTCCAACGGAGCAAGGCACACCATGAGCGAGGACCTATATTTAGGTGCCAGCGTCGATAATGAGTCCAACGGCTACCCATCACCATTGAGTGATGACACGAGTGATAACTCTGACGATGAAGATGGTGTCTCTATGCCGACGGGGTTCGAAGTAGGCGAAAGCGCTATTTTACTGATCACCGCCAAAGGTAGTGACGGCTACCTAAATGCTTGGTTCGACTGGGACAGGGACGGCAGCTTTAGCTCCGATGAGCAGGTCATTACGGGTGAAAGCCTCAATGATGGACAAAACACCCTTAGTATCGATGTGCCGAGCTGGGCAAAGGCTGGCTCAACTTGGGCACGCTTTCGTTTAAGTACTCAACAAGTGATTAACCCAACAGGTGGTGTCGGTGACGGCGAGGTCGAGGATTATGCCGTCACAATAACAGAAACCGGAGTGACCATTAATTACTACCCCTCGTCTTCCACTTATACCACCCTTGCCTATGAGGATCTCTATCCAGATCAGGGGGATTTCGATATGAATGATGTGGTGATTCAGCTACGTCTTATCGAATATGTCAAAAACAATCAAGTAAGACGCATCGGCTTTGAGGCCCAACTGGCCGCGATGGGAGCCGCCTACCATAATGGTTTTGCCGTTCACCTACCCGGTGTCGAACGCAGCAAAATAAAAGAATCTGTCATCAGCTGGTCGATAGATGGCATTGAACAAATGGACTCCCCCCTCGAAACAGGACAGTCTAATGCGGTATTTGTCTTCACCCAAGATCTAAAACAGTACGTCACACTAGAGCAAGGTTGCCAGTACCTTAGAACCGAAACGGGTTGTGAGACCGCCTACAGAACCACTTGGTCATTCGAGATCCCCTTTGAAAGCCCAGTGGATGAGAACCTTGTACCTGCATTTCCCTATGATCCATTTATCTTTGCCACGCCCAATACCGATCATGGTCTGGCTGCGAAAAATGTCGTCGGTGCCAATCCTGGTCGTCAATTAGAGATCCACCTGAAGAATCAGGCTCCTACAGACAAGTTCTCGACTAACTACTTTGGTGCCCGAGATGATGCATCGACCCCTAGCGCTTCTCAATACTTCCAAGATGAAAACGGCATGGCTTGGGCTATCGAGATCCCAGTAACTTGGAAGCACCCGAAGGAGAAAGTTCGTCTGGACGATGCTTATAGCGAGTTCGTCGATTTTGCAGCAGATAGTAGCGGTGCTACCAACCCAACTTGGTATGAAAATGCCACTGAATCATTAACCTTTAACGACTAA